Proteins from a single region of Rhodospirillales bacterium:
- a CDS encoding efflux RND transporter periplasmic adaptor subunit, translating to MEPLTLQNLEGEIQAPGEVVLNSYLSSKVTPRIEAQIVSRHAKLGDKVEQGTPLVTLSSVEMAAAIGESLVAHKEWRRVQQLGSAAVSAKRYSEAQIADEQARAKVMAYGMTEQQIEALHKNGAKGNPGEFQLLAPQAGTIVSDNFIEGELIEPGRVLFDIVNESALWVESRLSPENAKQIETEANARIHVPGNGWLQGKVVQKHHLLDEETRTIGIRIEVDNEEDRLHPGMYVDTAIQTGGEQKYLAVPTSSVLRSADGDWVVYVEEKPGQFKPQEVQTLRTVEDYTVIDGLPEGTRVVTEGAFFVQSELAKSGFEVHNH from the coding sequence GTGGAACCTTTAACCTTGCAAAATCTGGAAGGTGAAATTCAAGCCCCCGGCGAGGTTGTTTTGAATTCCTATTTAAGCAGTAAAGTGACACCGCGCATCGAAGCGCAAATAGTATCTCGTCACGCTAAGTTAGGAGATAAGGTCGAACAAGGCACACCGCTTGTAACACTTTCTTCCGTTGAAATGGCTGCGGCCATTGGTGAATCTCTAGTGGCCCATAAAGAGTGGCGGCGGGTGCAACAGCTCGGATCGGCAGCCGTTTCTGCAAAACGCTATAGCGAAGCCCAAATTGCCGATGAACAAGCGCGCGCCAAAGTTATGGCTTACGGTATGACAGAGCAACAAATTGAGGCCCTGCATAAAAATGGGGCCAAAGGAAATCCGGGCGAGTTTCAACTCCTTGCCCCACAAGCCGGTACAATTGTCAGCGATAATTTTATTGAAGGCGAATTGATTGAGCCGGGCCGCGTTCTATTCGATATTGTTAATGAGTCCGCTTTATGGGTTGAAAGCCGCTTATCTCCAGAAAATGCAAAGCAGATTGAAACCGAAGCAAACGCCCGCATTCATGTGCCCGGCAATGGCTGGCTGCAAGGAAAGGTCGTTCAAAAGCACCATTTGCTCGATGAGGAAACCCGCACGATTGGAATTCGTATTGAAGTTGATAACGAGGAAGACCGCCTCCATCCCGGTATGTATGTCGATACAGCCATACAAACGGGCGGGGAGCAAAAATACCTAGCTGTTCCCACATCTTCTGTCCTTCGTTCGGCGGACGGAGATTGGGTGGTCTATGTCGAAGAAAAGCCGGGACAGTTTAAACCACAAGAAGTGCAAACGCTAAGAACGGTTGAAGACTATACCGTCATTGACGGCCTGCCGGAAGGCACAAGGGTTGTTACAGAGGGTGCATTTTTCGTGCAATCGGAACTCGCCAAAAGCGGCTTTGAAGTACACAACCACTAA
- a CDS encoding TolC family protein, with translation MIQHLKILAITALVMPFMFGIAQAQELASKKPGIENFINYIWQASPSVQEAEARVAAAQAGQKAASRWQHNPEVEYEVEDVEGEEKTQVLGVSQTIDWSGKFLSSGKTAKFELMAAQAERDEIRQNIAIDVLAALAEYNATKDVFGLATQRSSLMERFAGLADKSFKTGDIDQSEYNLAQLALSEALIEQADSETALAESRQALDAAIGFAPDNFFALPELPETLPEPVLGIDNEDQVLMQLPSLRARKHREEAAKAVITQAQKDRLPDPTVGLVGGKDAGADMIGFSVSMPLYVFNTYGAEVEQAKQEALAEAKAGQNAYHAARTRLQASRSAYQLSRKAWENWQENGAQALAEQVDILDRKVKVGDLSATDYLVQIEQALDTEVAAKELHRKVWQSWFAWLAASGSVEQWIQNTGENQ, from the coding sequence ATGATACAACACCTAAAAATTCTGGCTATAACAGCTTTGGTTATGCCTTTTATGTTCGGCATAGCGCAAGCGCAGGAACTAGCCTCGAAAAAGCCGGGTATTGAAAATTTCATTAACTACATATGGCAGGCAAGCCCTTCCGTACAGGAAGCAGAGGCGAGGGTCGCCGCTGCCCAGGCAGGACAAAAAGCAGCCTCGCGCTGGCAACATAATCCGGAAGTAGAATATGAAGTGGAAGATGTTGAGGGCGAAGAAAAAACCCAGGTTCTCGGTGTTAGTCAAACAATAGACTGGAGTGGAAAATTCCTGTCCTCCGGCAAAACGGCCAAATTTGAATTAATGGCGGCGCAGGCCGAACGTGATGAAATTAGGCAAAATATCGCCATTGATGTTTTGGCAGCCTTAGCCGAATACAATGCGACTAAGGATGTTTTTGGGCTGGCAACGCAGCGTTCAAGTTTAATGGAGCGTTTTGCAGGGCTTGCAGATAAAAGCTTTAAGACGGGCGATATTGACCAAAGTGAATATAATCTGGCGCAATTGGCTTTGTCAGAGGCCTTGATTGAGCAGGCGGATTCAGAAACAGCATTGGCCGAAAGCAGGCAGGCGCTGGACGCAGCAATCGGCTTTGCTCCCGATAACTTCTTTGCTTTACCGGAGTTGCCTGAAACACTCCCGGAGCCTGTACTTGGCATTGATAACGAAGATCAGGTTTTAATGCAGCTGCCCTCTTTGCGCGCAAGGAAGCACCGGGAAGAAGCGGCCAAGGCTGTTATTACCCAAGCTCAAAAGGATCGCCTTCCCGATCCGACCGTCGGTCTTGTCGGCGGGAAAGATGCCGGAGCCGATATGATTGGTTTCTCGGTTTCGATGCCTTTGTATGTATTCAATACTTACGGCGCGGAGGTAGAACAGGCGAAGCAAGAGGCCTTGGCCGAAGCAAAGGCCGGACAGAACGCTTACCATGCAGCAAGAACACGCCTGCAGGCAAGCCGCAGCGCTTACCAGCTTTCCAGAAAAGCATGGGAAAACTGGCAAGAGAACGGCGCTCAGGCTTTGGCAGAACAAGTCGATATTCTCGACCGTAAAGTCAAGGTCGGAGATTTAAGTGCAACGGATTATTTGGTGCAAATTGAGCAAGCGCTTGATACGGAAGTGGCGGCAAAGGAACTGCACAGAAAAGTCTGGCAATCATGGTTTGCGTGGCTGGCTGCTTCGGGCAGCGTTGAGCAATGGATACAAAACACAGGAGAAAATCAATGA
- a CDS encoding AAA family ATPase — protein sequence MLEKLISIKGVGRFQNCKAAGDVSFGKNSLVFAENGRGKTTLCAILRSLQTGMPAYIMGRQTIGGEENPPEVQIRLNGGNAVFRNGQWNQQVSDIAIFDSTFVAENVFSGDCVEIDHRRNLYNVIIGKAGVDLALEVNAIDAAIKIKNGEIKDKKAFLESRIPDGVMDADYFITLPKEDDSIDSKVADKERDLQAVKQSAQLQRGSELEQMSLPAVPDEFLPILTKTIDGVEADAERQITAHIETHNMQARGKTWLSEGCSYIHDDNCPFCGQDLTGVDLIEAYKGFFSAAYNALKDEIKALSDEISDSFGDLGLAQIDRVQHKNAAAVEFWSQYCDITAPALQESYDLIVVLARLRQSALTHLERKAQAPLEQINPDASLLSDFEILRQFQAAIVQYNQAVDTANALIRAKKEQAQGREVRQVETELAKLKAAQRRCDQQIDAECTAYRKLLMEKKDLEDRKTAAKEKLDEYTQSIIKKYEKTINEYLDCFNAGFQITETSHGYRGGAPSTSYQILINQTPVDLGNSDTPIDQPSFKNTLSSGDRSALALSFFLAQLEHDPDKANKIVVFDDPFNSQDDFRKGHTAQRIKKCGRECAQVIVLSHDQHFLKLVWDDLPTDERKTFQLFRISEKNTGIAEWDIEKAVQARYRADIDTLSKYYTSANDGNQRDVVQKIRPVLEGYCRNLYPTRFADNDALGTIVGKIRGYDDEFPLKDVCDELEELNGYSRRYHHGENPNAATEAINDNELKGYVKRTLKVVGALL from the coding sequence ATGCTTGAGAAGCTCATATCAATAAAGGGCGTGGGCCGGTTTCAAAATTGTAAGGCTGCCGGTGACGTAAGCTTTGGCAAAAACAGCCTAGTGTTTGCCGAAAATGGCCGGGGCAAGACAACCCTTTGCGCTATATTGCGCTCACTTCAAACCGGCATGCCCGCCTATATTATGGGGCGGCAAACCATAGGTGGCGAAGAAAACCCGCCCGAGGTTCAAATCCGGCTTAACGGCGGTAATGCCGTCTTCAGGAACGGACAATGGAACCAGCAAGTTTCCGATATTGCTATTTTCGATTCAACCTTTGTGGCCGAAAATGTTTTTTCCGGCGATTGCGTTGAAATAGACCATAGAAGAAACTTGTATAATGTCATCATAGGCAAGGCGGGCGTTGATCTGGCCCTTGAAGTCAACGCCATTGACGCGGCTATCAAGATCAAAAACGGTGAAATCAAAGATAAGAAAGCCTTTCTGGAATCCAGAATTCCGGACGGCGTTATGGATGCGGATTATTTTATAACCTTGCCTAAAGAAGACGATTCCATTGATAGCAAGGTTGCGGATAAGGAAAGAGATTTACAGGCCGTCAAACAATCCGCGCAATTGCAGCGTGGCTCCGAATTGGAACAAATGAGCCTTCCGGCCGTCCCGGATGAGTTTTTGCCGATTTTGACGAAAACCATTGACGGCGTTGAAGCCGATGCGGAAAGACAGATAACCGCCCATATCGAAACTCACAATATGCAGGCGCGCGGTAAAACATGGCTTTCGGAAGGTTGCTCTTATATCCATGATGATAATTGCCCCTTTTGCGGCCAGGACTTGACCGGCGTTGATCTTATCGAAGCCTATAAAGGGTTCTTTAGCGCCGCTTACAATGCCCTTAAAGATGAAATCAAGGCCCTTAGTGATGAGATCTCGGATAGTTTTGGCGATTTGGGCTTGGCTCAAATTGACCGGGTTCAGCATAAGAACGCCGCCGCCGTGGAATTTTGGTCGCAATACTGCGATATAACCGCCCCGGCCTTGCAGGAATCCTACGACCTTATCGTCGTTTTGGCGCGCTTGCGGCAAAGCGCCCTCACTCATTTGGAACGAAAAGCGCAAGCACCCCTTGAGCAAATCAATCCGGACGCTTCCTTGCTTTCAGATTTTGAAATTCTGCGCCAGTTTCAGGCGGCAATCGTGCAATACAATCAAGCTGTAGATACGGCAAACGCCCTAATCCGCGCAAAGAAAGAGCAAGCGCAAGGCCGCGAAGTGCGGCAAGTGGAAACGGAATTGGCAAAGTTGAAAGCCGCCCAAAGGCGCTGTGACCAACAAATAGACGCGGAATGCACCGCATACCGCAAGCTTTTAATGGAAAAGAAAGACTTGGAAGACCGGAAGACCGCGGCCAAAGAAAAGCTGGATGAATACACACAAAGCATAATCAAGAAATACGAAAAAACGATCAATGAGTATCTTGATTGCTTTAACGCCGGTTTTCAAATTACCGAAACGTCACACGGTTACAGGGGCGGCGCGCCAAGCACAAGCTATCAAATCCTTATCAATCAAACGCCGGTTGATCTTGGCAATTCGGATACGCCAATTGACCAGCCGAGTTTCAAAAACACCCTTAGTTCGGGTGATCGTAGCGCGCTTGCGTTGTCGTTCTTCTTGGCGCAATTGGAACATGACCCGGATAAAGCAAACAAGATTGTGGTTTTTGACGACCCCTTTAACAGCCAGGACGATTTCAGAAAAGGCCATACGGCACAACGCATCAAAAAATGCGGAAGGGAATGCGCGCAAGTTATTGTGTTATCGCATGACCAGCATTTCTTAAAGCTTGTTTGGGACGATTTGCCTACGGATGAACGCAAGACTTTTCAGCTTTTCCGCATATCGGAGAAAAACACCGGCATTGCCGAATGGGATATTGAAAAGGCTGTACAAGCGCGTTACCGGGCCGACATTGATACATTGAGCAAATATTACACAAGCGCCAATGACGGCAACCAAAGGGATGTTGTCCAAAAAATACGCCCTGTTTTGGAGGGATATTGCCGGAATCTGTATCCCACTAGGTTTGCGGATAACGATGCGCTTGGCACCATTGTTGGGAAAATCAGGGGATACGACGACGAATTCCCCCTTAAGGATGTTTGTGATGAGTTGGAAGAATTGAATGGGTATTCGCGCCGTTATCATCACGGCGAAAATCCTAATGCCGCCACGGAAGCTATTAATGACAATGAGCTTAAGGGATATGTGAAAAGAACCTTGAAAGTTGTTGGAGCACTTTTATAG
- a CDS encoding FAD-dependent oxidoreductase — translation MSQQPQNIAIIGAGITGLCSAYTMLEDGHGVTLYDPAGFPADNASFMAGGMLAPLAEIEHMPHEWIEAGLGSIALWAKFAEKHGDGLGFDFRQNGSLLLAHEEDRYILQRFAAHLPAGKGEYTATSELEPALAEKFPQGLYLAEEAHINPAPAMHALCDYLKAAGVTFIQEKADPTAISAQYDHVLDCRGMGAAWEDKNLRGVKGEIVIVHNTELALNRPVRLMHPCYPLYIVPRPDHIFMIGATIIESSDNTQVSIRSGLELLSALYSLHPSFSEAEIIEVKAGIRPSYPDNLPRIEISKNDNIIRCNGLFRHGFMLSPIIGRCVADHIAGGQNNFLNLLKKDRDEHHHQRAA, via the coding sequence ATGAGCCAACAACCACAAAACATAGCCATTATCGGCGCCGGCATTACTGGACTCTGCTCCGCCTATACCATGCTTGAGGATGGCCATGGCGTAACACTCTATGACCCCGCAGGCTTCCCGGCCGATAACGCCAGCTTCATGGCTGGCGGCATGCTCGCGCCTTTGGCCGAAATCGAACATATGCCCCATGAATGGATCGAAGCGGGCTTAGGCAGCATCGCCCTGTGGGCCAAATTTGCAGAAAAGCATGGCGATGGCCTAGGTTTTGACTTTCGCCAAAACGGCAGCCTCCTGCTCGCCCATGAGGAAGATCGCTATATCTTACAGCGCTTTGCCGCCCACCTGCCCGCCGGTAAGGGTGAATATACCGCTACTAGTGAGCTCGAACCAGCACTGGCTGAAAAATTCCCGCAAGGGCTATATCTGGCTGAAGAAGCCCACATTAATCCTGCCCCGGCCATGCACGCCTTGTGTGATTATCTCAAAGCCGCAGGCGTAACCTTCATTCAGGAAAAAGCCGACCCCACGGCCATAAGCGCACAATACGACCATGTCCTTGACTGCCGCGGCATGGGCGCGGCATGGGAAGACAAAAACCTGCGCGGCGTTAAAGGCGAAATCGTCATCGTCCACAATACCGAACTGGCCTTAAACCGCCCGGTCCGCCTGATGCATCCGTGCTATCCGCTCTATATCGTCCCGCGCCCTGACCACATCTTCATGATCGGCGCCACCATCATCGAAAGTTCTGACAATACACAGGTCAGCATCCGCTCCGGCCTAGAGCTCCTCAGCGCCCTGTACAGTCTGCACCCGTCTTTCAGCGAAGCCGAAATCATTGAAGTTAAGGCCGGCATTCGCCCATCCTACCCCGACAATTTGCCGCGCATAGAAATATCAAAAAATGACAACATCATCCGCTGTAACGGCCTGTTTCGCCATGGCTTTATGCTTTCTCCAATAATAGGACGGTGCGTAGCGGATCATATTGCGGGCGGACAAAATAATTTCCTCAACCTGCTAAAGAAAGACCGCGATGAACATCATCATCAACGGGCGGCCTAA
- the thiS gene encoding sulfur carrier protein ThiS: MNIIINGRPKNFTAPLNLYDVLAQEEVIGMMIAVARNGTFVPKGDYAHTILKDGDDIEIVAPMQGG, encoded by the coding sequence ATGAACATCATCATCAACGGGCGGCCTAAAAACTTCACCGCCCCGCTCAACCTCTATGACGTGCTCGCACAAGAAGAAGTCATCGGCATGATGATCGCCGTGGCGCGTAACGGCACCTTCGTGCCCAAAGGCGATTATGCGCACACTATCCTCAAAGATGGCGACGACATCGAAATCGTCGCCCCGATGCAGGGAGGGTAG